DNA from Paracholeplasma manati:
CCATAAATAATGTTATAATATAGTTGAATAATCACTATACATAAATACTATGAAATGGGGAAATATCGGATGAACAAAGCCTTTAAGTTTAGAATCTATCCAACTCAAACTCAACAGACTTTGATTCGTATGACCTTAGGCCATAATCGCTTTCTCTGGAATAAGATGTTAGAAGATAAGCAGAAACAGTATGAACTTGATAAAACCATGTTATACAACCGTCCGGCACAATATAAAGATACTTATCCATTTCTAAAAGACATCGACTCTTTATCTCTAGCCAATACGCAACTCAATCTAGAAAAAGCTTATAAACAATTCTTCAATCATAAACAAGATTTTCCCAAATTTCATTCTAAGAAACAAGACTATGGCTATACAACCAACCTTGTTAACAATAACATCGTTCTATTAAAGGGTTATATCAAACTACCTAAA
Protein-coding regions in this window:
- a CDS encoding helix-turn-helix domain-containing protein: MNKAFKFRIYPTQTQQTLIRMTLGHNRFLWNKMLEDKQKQYELDKTMLYNRPAQYKDTYPFLKDIDSLSLANTQLNLEKAYKQFFNHKQDFPKFHSKKQDYGYTTNLVNNNIVLLKGYIKLPK